The following proteins come from a genomic window of Tenebrio molitor chromosome 9, icTenMoli1.1, whole genome shotgun sequence:
- the LOC138137830 gene encoding methylthioribulose-1-phosphate dehydratase has translation MSSFPKEHPRNLIPELCRQFYHLGWVTGTGGGISIKLGDEIYIAPSGVQKERLEPEDLFVQNIKGEDLELPPEEKKLKKSQCTPLFMCAYTARNAGAVIHTHSKAAVMATLLFPGRVFKCSHLEMIKGIRKQKSGGYLRYDDTLVVPIIENTPFEEDLKDRLAQTLEDYPETCAVLVRRHGVYVWGDTWQQAKTMTECYDYLFDLVVQMKLHQLSPLVGAV, from the exons ATGTCGTCGTTCCCGAAAGAACATCCAAGGAATTTAATTCCGGAATTGTGCCGCCAATTCTACCACTTAGGGTGGGTCACCGGGACAG GGGGCGGCATTAGCATCAAGCTCGGCGATGAAATCTATATCGCCCCTTCCGGCGTCCAGAAAGAGCGCCTCGAACCGGAGGACCTTTTCGTCCAAAACATCAAAGGGGAGGATCTCGAATTGCCACCAGAAGAGAAGAAATTGAAGAAAAGCCAGTGCACCCCGCTGTTCATGTGCGCCTACACGGCGAGAAACGCGGGGGCAGTCATTCACACACATTCCAAAGCTGCAGTCATGGCCACTTTACTCTTTCCAGGCAGGGTCTTCAAGTGTTCACACCTGGAGATGATCAAAGGTATCAGAAAACAGAAGTCTGGGGGTTATCTCAGGTACGACGACACTCTGGTGGTCCCCATCATCGAAAATACCCCATTCGAGGAGGACTTGAAAGACAGACTTGCACAAACTCTTGAAGACTATCCTGAAACTTGTGCAGTTCTGGTTCGCAGACACGGG GTGTACGTCTGGGGAGACACTTGGCAACAAGCGAAGACTATGACCGAGTGTTACGACTATTTGTTCGACCTTGTGGTCCAGATGAAGCTGCACCAGCTAAGTCCGCTGGTCGGAGCTGTCTAA
- the Usp30 gene encoding ubiquitin carboxyl-terminal hydrolase 30 homolog — MESDRILVAAGLTAAAVVGAFVFWGPATTSGSGRGRLAGLVNLGKTCFLNAVLHALAACPQFIAWLEKDRFVKETSLRGTLTTVLSVVNGTNKSVKETYAPAAVINALKRLGWVIPAGEQDAHELLNVLLTTLDEETHKISRKAGCLSDALGMNELEAAEPEEDVSEFNTLGSVMSLNELCRPSSLNWRGTAIRRNRWISRSCRALQMSGPPQQPVSHPFTGTLTSQLRCTECGHKSSVRYDKFESLSLALPSGAGDLGWGRHKLHQLLTNFVTPEVVPDVQCEGCNSGRDPAMPSILSKQIKILNFGKLPVCLCIHISRNTWQPGGISKRQDYVQFPMRLSLAAYTFIQAHYQRKLTNSVYTSTSEGGSPLSSSMPMSWGVGNLSEMANEFRNVYQLAAVVVHTGDAHSGHFITYRRGHHNTKWYYTSDVEIREVMVDEVLQSTAYMLFYEKTSNMSAF; from the exons ATGGAATCCGATCGAATTTTAGTGGCTGCTGGTCTAACAGCAGCCGCAGTTGTTGGAGCTTTTGTGTTTTGGGGCCCGGCGACGACCTCGGGGAGCGGTCGCGGCCGCTTAGCTGGACTGGTCAATCTGGGAAAGACTTGCTTCCTCAATGCGGTGCTACACGCTTTAGCGGCTTGCCCCCAGTTCATTGCCTGGCTCGAGAAGGACAGATTTGTTAAAGAGACAAGCTTGCGGGGGACTCTCACCACCGTCCTGTCAG TCGTTAATGGCACTAATAAATCAGTCAAAGAAACTTACGCTCCCGCTGCAGTCATTAACGCTTTAAAGCGGCTCGGTTGGGTGATCCCGGCCGGAGAACAGGACGCTCACGAGTTACTTAACGTGCTTCTAACAACTTTAGATGAAGAGACTCACAAAATTAGCCGAAAA GCGGGCTGCTTGTCTGACGCTTTGGGCATGAACGAATTAGAAGCCGCTGAACCGGAAGAGGACGTATCTGAATTTAATACTCTAGGAAGTGTGATGTCTTTGAACGAGTTGTGCCGACCGAGCAGTCTGAACTGGAGGGGGACCGCGATCAGGCGGAATCGATGGATCTCTAGGTCTTGTCGCGCTTTGCAGATGTCAGGACCACCGCAACAGCCGGTCTCGCATCCCTTCACGGGGACGTTGACGAGTCAGTTGAGGTGTACCGAATGCGGCCACAAA TCGAGCGTTCGGTACGATAAGTTTGAGAGCTTGTCTCTAGCGTTGCCCAGTGGAGCAGGGGATTTAGGCTGGGGGCGGCACAAACTACACCAATTGTTGACGAATTTTGTCACGCCTGAAGTAGTACCTGATGTACAGTGCGAAGGCTGCAATAGTGGGCGGGACCCGGCTATGCCGTCGATTTTAtccaaacaaattaaaatacttaattttGGAAAG cTCCCCGTATGCCTCTGCATACATATATCCCGCAACACTTGGCAACCGGGAGGTATATCAAAGCGTCAAGACTACGTCCAGTTCCCGATGAGGTTGTCTTTAGCAGCTTACACCTTCATCCAGGCCCACTATCAGAGGAAATTGACGAACTCAGTGTACACCAGCACCAGCGAGGGAGGGAGTCCGCTGTCGAGCAGCATGCCCATGAGTTGGGGTGTGGGGAATTTGTCAGAGATGGCCAACGAGTTCCGGAATGTATACCAGTTGGCGGCGGTGGTTGTGCATACAGGGGATGCCCATTCGGGCCACTTCATCACTTACAGGAGAGGACACCACAACACAAA GTGGTACTACACTTCGGACGTGGAAATTCGCGAAGTGATGGTGGACGAAGTGCTTCAGAGTACCGCTTACATGCTTTTTTACGAGAAGACTTCCAACATGAGTGCATTTTAG